Proteins encoded within one genomic window of Mycolicibacterium monacense:
- a CDS encoding glycerate kinase yields the protein MKIVLAPDSFKESMSAAQAIAAMRDGVRAALPDADCVGVPMADGGEGTVDAVVDALDGERVTVEVADALGRPVPATYGYVPGRRLAVIEMAAAAGLELIPADERDVLCASTFGVGQLMAHALDRGAAEFLIGLGGSATNDGGAGLLTALGVELLDGSDAPLPPGGGALADLHRIDTAGLDPRLAGVHIQLACDVTAPLLGPAGASAVFGPQKGATPADVARLEAALARFAAVADAAHAETPGAGAAGGLGFALLEFLGATSRPGVEVVAETVGLEQALRGAAWVFTGEGGVDAQTLMGKTPFGVAQVAARTGTRVAIFAGRVGPDASVLLEHGVDEIVGITAPGTPLAEALRTGPQSLARAVENFLRRL from the coding sequence ATGAAAATCGTTCTCGCACCGGACTCTTTCAAGGAGTCCATGAGCGCCGCGCAGGCCATCGCCGCCATGCGCGACGGGGTACGCGCGGCCCTTCCGGACGCCGATTGCGTCGGGGTCCCGATGGCCGACGGCGGTGAGGGCACCGTCGACGCCGTGGTGGACGCGCTCGACGGTGAGCGGGTGACGGTCGAGGTGGCCGATGCGCTCGGCCGGCCCGTGCCGGCCACCTACGGTTATGTTCCCGGCCGTCGTCTCGCGGTCATCGAGATGGCCGCCGCGGCGGGTCTGGAACTCATCCCCGCCGACGAGCGTGATGTGCTGTGCGCCAGCACCTTCGGTGTCGGCCAGCTGATGGCCCACGCGCTCGACCGGGGCGCCGCCGAGTTCCTGATCGGCCTCGGTGGATCCGCCACCAACGATGGCGGCGCGGGGTTGCTCACCGCCCTGGGCGTCGAGTTGCTCGACGGCTCGGATGCGCCGCTGCCACCGGGCGGCGGTGCGCTGGCCGATCTGCACCGCATCGACACCGCGGGCCTCGATCCGCGGCTGGCGGGCGTGCACATCCAGTTGGCCTGCGACGTGACCGCACCCCTGCTCGGGCCCGCGGGCGCCAGCGCCGTGTTCGGCCCGCAGAAGGGTGCGACACCCGCCGACGTCGCCCGGTTGGAGGCTGCGCTGGCGCGGTTCGCCGCGGTGGCCGACGCCGCGCACGCGGAGACACCCGGTGCGGGTGCGGCCGGCGGGCTCGGCTTCGCGCTGCTCGAATTCCTCGGCGCCACAAGCCGTCCCGGTGTCGAGGTGGTGGCCGAGACGGTCGGGCTGGAACAGGCGCTACGCGGTGCGGCGTGGGTGTTCACCGGTGAGGGCGGCGTCGACGCGCAGACCCTGATGGGCAAGACGCCGTTCGGGGTCGCGCAGGTGGCCGCCCGCACCGGGACCAGGGTGGCCATCTTCGCCGGCCGGGTCGGCCCCGACGCGTCGGTGCTTCTCGAGCACGGCGTCGACGAGATCGTCGGGATCACCGCACCCGGAACACCTCTCGCCGAGGCGCTGCGCACCGGCCCGCAGTCGCTGGCGCGGGCCGTCGAGAACTTCCTCCGCCGGCTCTGA
- a CDS encoding primary-amine oxidase, giving the protein MTMDSTVAGTKTTDGAVAYPLDPLSGAEIEAAAAIIMDSEYATPTLKFVMISLAEPAKTPALTFDGLDGVPRRAFATMYDGAAKLVSEAVVDLGARVIESWRAVPGRFPSYLVEHMTGVEEVVRQDPRWQEAMRKRGVTDFSLAMIDPWPAGYYGRQDHYDNSPLICRPLTFMRAAPSEHGYARPVEGLIVTFDLDAMAVLDVEDHGVVPLPPTAGNYSEQFMFDPNNRPAFTAFRDDVKPIEITQPEGPSFTVDGWRVQWQKWSMRVGFNPREGIVLHEITYTDRGETRPIVYRASLSEMVVPYGDTAPTHWNKNVFDMGEVGMGFSANPLTLGCDCLGEIFYFDGTVNDSAGNAVTIPNAICMHEEDYGISWKHTDFRTGEVEVRRSRRLVISMICTVGNYEYGFFWYFYNDASMEVEVKLSGVLTTGAVPDGEDPRWGKMVAPGIYGPNHQHFFNFRLDMSIDGAGNSVYEVDSIPEPDPALNPHHNAWITRDTLVASEADGARDWDWSTGRYWKIANPSKRNELGSAVAYKLTPKDVVPVMVQEGSYIYDRARFVQHNLWVTKYDPAELYAAGDYMYQSADMQGLPQYIADDAPLEDTDIVLWYTVGAHHVVRPEDWPVMPCAYTGFHLKPVGFFDGNPALDLPPSPPKACHAHHASLPVAEVARES; this is encoded by the coding sequence ATGACCATGGACAGCACCGTGGCCGGCACGAAGACCACCGACGGCGCGGTCGCCTACCCTCTCGACCCGCTCAGCGGCGCCGAGATCGAAGCGGCGGCGGCGATCATCATGGACTCCGAATACGCCACGCCCACGCTGAAGTTCGTGATGATCTCGCTCGCCGAGCCGGCCAAGACGCCCGCACTGACCTTCGACGGTCTCGACGGTGTGCCGCGCCGGGCGTTCGCGACCATGTACGACGGGGCGGCCAAACTCGTCAGCGAGGCCGTGGTGGACCTCGGGGCGCGGGTCATCGAATCCTGGCGGGCGGTGCCCGGCCGGTTCCCGTCCTATCTCGTCGAACACATGACCGGCGTCGAGGAGGTCGTCCGCCAGGATCCGCGGTGGCAGGAGGCGATGCGGAAACGGGGCGTCACCGACTTCAGCCTCGCGATGATCGACCCGTGGCCGGCAGGGTACTACGGCCGGCAGGACCACTACGACAACTCACCGCTGATCTGCCGACCGCTGACGTTCATGCGGGCCGCGCCGTCCGAACACGGTTACGCACGGCCCGTCGAGGGGTTGATAGTCACGTTCGATCTCGATGCGATGGCGGTGCTCGACGTCGAGGATCACGGGGTGGTGCCGTTGCCGCCGACCGCGGGCAACTACAGCGAGCAGTTCATGTTCGACCCGAACAACCGACCGGCGTTCACCGCGTTCCGCGACGACGTCAAACCGATCGAGATCACCCAGCCCGAGGGACCGAGTTTCACCGTCGACGGTTGGCGGGTGCAGTGGCAGAAGTGGTCGATGCGGGTCGGTTTCAACCCTCGTGAGGGCATCGTGCTGCACGAGATCACCTACACCGACCGCGGCGAGACCCGGCCGATCGTCTACCGGGCGTCGCTGTCGGAGATGGTGGTGCCCTACGGCGACACCGCGCCGACGCACTGGAACAAGAACGTCTTCGACATGGGTGAGGTCGGGATGGGATTCTCGGCGAACCCGCTGACGCTCGGATGCGACTGTCTCGGCGAGATCTTCTACTTCGACGGGACGGTCAACGACTCCGCCGGCAATGCCGTCACCATCCCCAACGCCATCTGCATGCATGAGGAGGACTACGGGATCTCGTGGAAGCACACCGACTTCCGCACCGGTGAGGTCGAGGTGCGGCGGTCGCGGCGGCTGGTGATCTCGATGATCTGCACCGTCGGCAACTACGAGTACGGGTTCTTCTGGTACTTCTACAACGACGCCTCGATGGAGGTCGAGGTCAAGCTGTCGGGGGTGCTCACCACCGGTGCCGTCCCCGACGGGGAGGATCCGCGCTGGGGGAAGATGGTGGCGCCGGGGATCTACGGGCCGAACCATCAGCACTTCTTCAACTTCCGGCTCGACATGAGCATCGACGGCGCGGGAAACAGTGTCTACGAGGTGGATTCGATTCCCGAACCCGACCCGGCGCTCAACCCGCACCACAACGCGTGGATCACCCGCGACACGCTGGTGGCCTCGGAGGCCGACGGCGCCCGTGACTGGGACTGGTCGACCGGCAGGTACTGGAAGATCGCCAACCCGTCGAAGCGCAACGAGCTGGGCAGTGCGGTGGCCTACAAGCTGACGCCCAAGGATGTGGTGCCGGTGATGGTGCAGGAGGGTTCCTACATCTACGACCGGGCGCGGTTCGTGCAGCACAACCTGTGGGTGACGAAATACGACCCCGCGGAGCTGTACGCCGCGGGCGACTACATGTATCAGTCGGCCGACATGCAGGGGCTACCGCAGTACATCGCCGACGATGCGCCGTTGGAGGACACCGACATCGTGCTCTGGTACACCGTCGGCGCCCACCACGTCGTGCGCCCGGAGGACTGGCCGGTGATGCCGTGCGCCTACACCGGATTCCACCTCAAACCCGTCGGCTTCTTCGACGGCAACCCGGCGCTCGACCTGCCGCCGTCACCGCCGAAGGCCTGCCACGCCCATCACGCGAGCCTGCCGGTCGCCGAGGTCGCGCGGGAGTCGTAA
- a CDS encoding APC family permease, with protein sequence MTAELEASPPPGRDALMTTELVPEQILPKVMSTFGLTAAYVFIICWVTGSSVMAAGGWTAIPMWVLGILTFLIPAGMAVVELGNLWPGQGGVYIWAYRTMGETWGFIGGYLSWVPVILNAASSPAVVLQFLLLAFHAELGLTISIILQLVILWTVIGLALAKLAANQRIMNIVFVVYGVLTLTIFICGLLYAGKNGSATPFSWEEATIPNFAVAGFLYGTVLLYLLGVETPYNMGAEFLSVRRSGPRMILWGSTALVAIYLLTTLGTMMALPGDEIDPVTGIIGMLDVAGFPGLMEVCAVVLAFIIIVALMTYQVAYSRLIFVSGLERHLPRIFTHLNPRTRNPVTAILIQGVISSLILVGLYSQSSMANVTIYLQGGLSTVWLLSGFFFLFPVIIARRKYADRYVNEQFWRIPGGMVGVWITVVVGTLGTIGGIYYSFVTPWIDVPAATWMTWVGGISLGMFALGLVVYIFGRRSAHKMTQDDALAHLAVLDLNKSDTSPEGV encoded by the coding sequence ATGACCGCAGAACTCGAGGCGTCCCCGCCGCCGGGGCGCGACGCCCTGATGACCACCGAACTCGTCCCCGAACAGATCCTGCCTAAGGTGATGAGCACGTTCGGCCTCACGGCCGCCTACGTCTTCATCATCTGCTGGGTCACCGGATCGTCGGTGATGGCCGCAGGCGGGTGGACGGCCATCCCGATGTGGGTGCTCGGCATCCTCACCTTCCTGATCCCCGCGGGGATGGCCGTGGTGGAACTCGGCAACCTGTGGCCGGGTCAGGGCGGGGTGTACATCTGGGCCTACCGCACCATGGGGGAGACCTGGGGGTTCATCGGCGGCTATCTGTCGTGGGTGCCGGTGATCCTCAACGCCGCATCCTCGCCGGCCGTGGTGCTGCAGTTCCTGCTGCTGGCGTTCCACGCCGAACTGGGGCTGACGATCAGCATCATCCTGCAGTTGGTCATCCTGTGGACGGTCATCGGGCTGGCATTGGCGAAACTCGCTGCGAACCAACGGATCATGAACATCGTGTTCGTCGTCTACGGCGTGCTCACGCTGACGATCTTCATCTGCGGACTGCTGTATGCCGGCAAGAACGGTTCGGCCACCCCGTTCTCCTGGGAAGAGGCGACGATCCCGAACTTCGCGGTCGCCGGTTTCCTGTACGGCACGGTGCTGCTGTACCTGCTCGGCGTCGAGACCCCGTACAACATGGGTGCGGAGTTCCTCTCCGTGCGCCGCAGCGGCCCGCGGATGATCCTGTGGGGGTCGACCGCGCTCGTCGCGATCTACCTGCTCACCACGCTCGGCACCATGATGGCGCTGCCCGGTGACGAGATCGACCCGGTCACCGGCATCATCGGCATGCTCGACGTCGCCGGCTTCCCGGGTCTGATGGAGGTCTGCGCGGTCGTGTTGGCGTTCATCATCATCGTGGCGTTGATGACCTACCAGGTCGCCTACTCGCGGCTCATCTTCGTCTCCGGTCTCGAACGCCACCTGCCGCGCATCTTCACCCACCTCAACCCGCGCACCCGTAACCCGGTGACGGCCATCCTGATCCAGGGCGTCATCTCGTCACTGATCCTGGTCGGGTTGTACTCGCAGAGCAGCATGGCCAACGTCACCATCTACCTGCAGGGCGGGCTGTCGACGGTGTGGCTGCTGTCCGGGTTCTTCTTCCTGTTCCCGGTCATCATCGCCCGTAGGAAGTACGCGGATCGCTATGTCAACGAACAGTTCTGGCGCATCCCCGGCGGGATGGTCGGGGTGTGGATCACCGTCGTCGTCGGCACGCTGGGCACCATCGGCGGGATCTACTACTCCTTCGTCACACCGTGGATCGACGTGCCCGCCGCCACCTGGATGACGTGGGTGGGCGGCATCAGCCTGGGCATGTTCGCGCTGGGTCTGGTCGTCTACATCTTCGGTCGCCGCTCGGCGCACAAGATGACCCAGGACGACGCACTGGCGCACCTGGCGGTCCTCGATCTCAACAAATCCGACACCAGCCCTGAAGGGGTGTGA
- a CDS encoding ABC transporter ATP-binding protein → MTAIEERRDHDTTTSPPLPVIEIADVWKLHKLGDEVVRALVAADLTVMPGEFVCLMGPSGSGKSTLLNIIGGLDRPTKGSVAVAGRDTRTLTESQFAALRHDTIGFIFQSYNLIPFLSAVENVELPLMFEPYDRKALRTRAIELLELVGLGHRIDHQPTKMSGGEQQRTAIARSLISSPALVLADEPTANLDHRTGETVVRMLRDLCSTLGVTVVASTHDPTVADEASRVVRMKDGQIVN, encoded by the coding sequence ATGACCGCCATCGAAGAACGCCGCGACCACGACACGACCACCTCGCCGCCACTGCCGGTCATCGAGATCGCCGACGTGTGGAAACTGCACAAACTCGGCGACGAAGTGGTGCGCGCGCTGGTCGCCGCGGACCTGACCGTGATGCCGGGCGAGTTCGTCTGCCTGATGGGACCGAGCGGCAGCGGAAAGTCCACGCTGCTCAACATCATCGGCGGGCTGGACCGCCCGACGAAGGGTTCGGTGGCGGTCGCCGGGCGCGACACCCGCACGCTGACGGAAAGCCAGTTCGCCGCGTTACGCCACGACACCATCGGGTTCATCTTCCAGAGCTACAACCTGATCCCGTTCCTGTCGGCGGTCGAGAACGTCGAACTGCCGCTGATGTTCGAGCCCTACGACCGCAAAGCGTTGCGCACCAGAGCGATCGAGTTGCTCGAACTGGTCGGCCTCGGCCACCGCATTGACCACCAGCCGACCAAGATGTCCGGCGGTGAACAGCAGCGCACGGCGATCGCGCGCTCGCTGATCAGCAGTCCGGCGCTCGTCCTCGCCGACGAGCCCACAGCCAACCTCGACCACCGCACGGGGGAGACGGTGGTGCGCATGCTGCGCGACCTGTGTTCGACGCTGGGCGTCACGGTCGTCGCGAGCACCCACGACCCCACGGTGGCCGACGAAGCGAGCCGTGTCGTCCGGATGAAAGACGGACAAATCGTCAACTGA
- a CDS encoding FtsX-like permease family protein → MLRRGLSYGWLSTCRRIRELVLPIVTTATGAFLVVIVFGMSEGIRAQSASLGHADEINRAVVLIAVSVLLVGVVEVAVATTRTVAHRTRELGVLGANGIPRLPVVAALLVEPLVAAVLGALAGAALAAVAGIVLGGTGLAAGGVAASGLLTGAATAVGVSVVAALATNIPPTWAAASRPPIRSLTAGG, encoded by the coding sequence GTGTTGCGCCGAGGACTGTCCTACGGGTGGCTGTCCACCTGCCGCCGCATCCGTGAGCTGGTGCTGCCCATCGTCACCACCGCGACCGGTGCGTTCCTGGTCGTCATCGTCTTCGGGATGTCCGAGGGGATCCGGGCGCAGTCCGCATCCCTCGGCCACGCCGACGAGATCAACCGCGCCGTCGTCCTCATCGCCGTCAGCGTGCTGCTGGTGGGCGTCGTCGAGGTGGCGGTGGCCACCACACGCACCGTCGCGCACCGCACCCGCGAACTCGGTGTGCTGGGCGCCAACGGGATTCCGCGTCTCCCCGTGGTCGCGGCGCTGCTCGTCGAACCCCTCGTCGCCGCCGTCCTCGGTGCGCTGGCCGGCGCGGCGCTGGCGGCGGTGGCCGGGATCGTCCTCGGCGGCACCGGACTGGCCGCAGGTGGCGTCGCGGCGAGCGGTCTGCTCACCGGCGCCGCGACGGCCGTCGGCGTCAGCGTCGTCGCGGCACTGGCCACCAACATCCCACCCACCTGGGCGGCCGCATCGCGTCCGCCCATCCGCTCCCTGACCGCCGGAGGCTGA
- a CDS encoding ABC transporter permease: METSQVNNATTSARSPLIANSSGNTFGCLVRFALANIRRRPARFVLAVLGIALAIACVTVVRTISSSFAITGADSVTDVLGEAHLWVVPAAGVQYDPDTQALIAGGAAPEIDVPAGWTATRTLSGRTEVYGVPVSLRGNDETPSARAIFGDAVAQRLGVSPGDRVDVGGHDLVAAVAGAGQSVTVATSVAREIIGDDGWWTVKAPAGQKNRRDLAQTFGAATGLDATADPAQTPDPRGAGLIYDTVGGNGPLSFEQKFSALFSGKVTSSTLGLISTIGLILGFVIAVSSFLAAVAERKREFGIMSSIGLADEVLYFFLVESALVFVAAYLIGVLGAGVAVALVIPGIATPIAWLQAAGMVAAFIPAMAIVGALVPVHRLLQQRPVDLLGGR, from the coding sequence GTGGAGACCAGTCAGGTCAACAACGCAACCACTTCCGCTCGATCACCGCTGATCGCCAATTCCTCCGGGAACACCTTCGGGTGCCTCGTCCGGTTCGCGCTGGCCAACATCCGCCGACGCCCCGCACGGTTCGTGCTGGCCGTCCTCGGCATCGCCTTGGCCATCGCCTGTGTGACGGTGGTGCGCACGATCTCCTCGAGTTTCGCGATCACAGGCGCAGATTCGGTCACCGACGTACTCGGCGAGGCGCACCTGTGGGTGGTGCCCGCCGCCGGGGTGCAGTACGACCCGGACACGCAGGCGCTGATCGCCGGGGGCGCCGCGCCGGAGATCGATGTGCCTGCCGGGTGGACCGCCACCCGTACCCTGTCGGGGCGTACGGAGGTCTACGGGGTCCCGGTGTCGTTGCGCGGCAACGACGAGACCCCCTCGGCACGGGCGATCTTCGGCGACGCGGTGGCCCAACGGCTGGGGGTGTCCCCGGGTGACCGCGTGGACGTCGGCGGTCACGATCTCGTCGCCGCCGTGGCCGGCGCGGGCCAATCGGTCACCGTGGCCACCTCCGTCGCCCGCGAAATCATCGGTGACGACGGCTGGTGGACGGTGAAAGCCCCTGCAGGACAAAAGAACCGGCGCGATCTCGCCCAGACGTTCGGCGCCGCCACCGGCCTGGACGCCACCGCCGACCCGGCGCAGACCCCCGATCCGCGCGGTGCCGGTCTGATCTACGACACCGTCGGGGGGAACGGGCCGCTGTCGTTCGAGCAGAAGTTCTCCGCGCTGTTCTCGGGCAAAGTGACGAGTTCGACGCTCGGTCTGATCTCGACGATCGGCCTGATCCTCGGATTCGTCATCGCGGTGTCGTCGTTCCTGGCCGCGGTCGCCGAACGCAAACGCGAGTTCGGGATCATGTCGAGCATCGGCCTCGCCGACGAGGTGCTCTACTTCTTCCTCGTCGAATCGGCGCTCGTCTTCGTCGCCGCCTACCTCATCGGAGTGCTGGGTGCGGGAGTGGCTGTGGCGCTGGTGATCCCGGGCATCGCGACGCCGATCGCGTGGCTGCAGGCCGCCGGCATGGTCGCGGCGTTCATCCCCGCCATGGCGATCGTCGGCGCGCTGGTACCCGTGCACCGGCTGTTGCAGCAACGTCCCGTCGATCTCCTGGGGGGCCGCTGA
- a CDS encoding amidase — MTRINAFTDDALGDLDAVGIVEALQQGRVSRAELVEAAIARTEAVDPALNGVAYEAFDRARARAGGPGSYGGFFDGVPTYVKDNVAVGDMPTMQGTDAWDPRPAGAHGDFARAYLATGLLALGKTRLSEFGFSASAEHPRLGAVRNPWDTDHTAGASSSGSGAFVAAGVVPIAHANDGGGSIRIPASCNGLVGLKPSRGRLPLDRDMRQMPLRIVANGVVTRSVRDTAAFYREMERVYRNPKLPPIGDVTAPGRQRLRIAVCTHSIAREAGREVRKETMRTAALLEDLGHRVTPIDNPIPGHFMDDFLLYWAFLSYALVRGGRRTFGASFDRTRLDNLTLGLESHAARNLHRLPVAIARLARTRRISARLAREYDVVLTPTLAESPPLIGHLDPTADYRQIIDRLVDWVAFTPLQNATGDPAISLPLGVSDRGLPIGMMFASTVGREARLLELAYELEQARPWRRIQDAS, encoded by the coding sequence ATGACTCGCATCAACGCCTTCACCGACGACGCCCTCGGCGACCTCGACGCCGTCGGCATCGTCGAGGCCCTGCAGCAGGGGCGGGTGTCGCGCGCCGAGCTCGTCGAGGCGGCGATCGCGCGCACCGAAGCGGTCGACCCGGCGCTCAACGGGGTGGCCTACGAGGCGTTCGACCGGGCCCGGGCGCGGGCCGGCGGCCCCGGGTCGTACGGCGGCTTCTTCGACGGCGTCCCGACCTACGTCAAGGACAACGTCGCGGTCGGCGACATGCCGACCATGCAGGGCACCGACGCATGGGATCCACGGCCCGCCGGCGCGCACGGGGACTTCGCCCGCGCCTATCTCGCGACCGGTCTGCTGGCGCTAGGCAAGACGCGGTTGTCGGAGTTCGGGTTCTCCGCCTCCGCCGAACATCCGCGACTCGGGGCGGTACGCAATCCGTGGGATACCGACCACACCGCCGGCGCCTCCTCCTCGGGTTCCGGGGCGTTCGTCGCCGCCGGCGTCGTGCCGATCGCCCACGCCAACGACGGCGGCGGGTCGATCCGGATCCCGGCGTCCTGCAACGGTCTGGTCGGCCTCAAACCGTCCCGCGGCCGGTTACCGCTCGACCGGGACATGCGCCAGATGCCACTGCGGATCGTCGCCAACGGTGTCGTCACCCGCTCGGTGCGTGACACCGCCGCGTTCTACCGCGAGATGGAACGGGTCTACCGCAACCCCAAACTGCCGCCGATCGGCGACGTCACCGCACCCGGCAGGCAACGGCTGCGCATCGCGGTGTGCACACACTCGATCGCCCGTGAGGCCGGCCGCGAGGTGCGCAAGGAGACGATGAGAACCGCAGCGCTGCTGGAAGATCTGGGTCACCGCGTCACCCCGATCGACAACCCCATCCCCGGACACTTCATGGACGACTTCCTGCTCTACTGGGCATTCCTGTCGTACGCCCTCGTCCGGGGCGGGCGCCGCACCTTCGGCGCCAGCTTCGACCGCACCCGTCTGGACAACCTCACGCTCGGGCTCGAATCCCATGCCGCGCGCAATCTGCACCGGCTGCCCGTCGCCATCGCCCGGTTGGCGCGCACCCGACGTATCAGCGCGCGTCTGGCGCGCGAGTACGACGTGGTGCTCACCCCGACGCTGGCCGAGTCCCCACCGCTGATCGGCCACCTCGACCCGACGGCGGACTACCGGCAGATCATCGATCGCCTGGTCGACTGGGTGGCGTTCACACCGCTGCAGAACGCCACCGGTGATCCCGCTATATCGTTGCCGCTCGGCGTATCCGACCGCGGACTGCCGATCGGGATGATGTTCGCATCGACGGTGGGCCGGGAGGCGCGACTGCTGGAACTGGCCTACGAACTCGAGCAGGCGCGTCCCTGGCGGCGCATTCAGGACGCCTCCTGA
- the tsf gene encoding translation elongation factor Ts, translating to MANYTAADVKRLRELTGAGMMASKNALVEADGDFDKAVELLRIKGAKDVGKRAERATAEGLVAAKDGALIELNSETDFVAKNAEFQSVADQIVAAAAAAKATDIDALKAAKVGDTTVEQVIADLSAKIGEKLELRRVAYFDGNVETYLHKRAADLPPAVGVLVEYTGDGENGTEAAHAVALQIAALKAKYLTREDVPEDVVANERRIAEETARNEGKPEQALPKIVEGRVTGFYKDVVLLDQPSVSDNKKTVKALLDEAGVTVTRFVRFEVGQA from the coding sequence ATGGCGAACTACACCGCTGCCGACGTCAAGCGGCTTCGGGAGCTGACCGGCGCCGGCATGATGGCTTCGAAGAATGCGCTCGTCGAGGCCGACGGCGACTTCGACAAGGCTGTCGAACTGCTGCGCATCAAGGGCGCCAAGGACGTCGGCAAGCGCGCTGAGCGCGCGACCGCCGAGGGCCTGGTCGCCGCCAAGGACGGCGCACTGATCGAGCTGAACTCCGAGACCGACTTCGTCGCCAAGAACGCGGAGTTCCAATCGGTGGCCGATCAGATCGTCGCCGCGGCCGCCGCCGCCAAGGCGACCGACATCGACGCTCTCAAGGCCGCCAAGGTGGGTGACACCACCGTCGAGCAGGTCATCGCGGACCTGAGCGCCAAGATCGGCGAGAAGCTCGAACTGCGCCGCGTCGCCTACTTCGACGGCAACGTGGAGACCTACCTGCACAAGCGTGCCGCGGATCTGCCGCCGGCCGTGGGCGTGCTGGTGGAGTACACGGGTGACGGCGAGAACGGCACTGAGGCCGCGCACGCGGTCGCCCTGCAGATCGCCGCGCTCAAGGCCAAGTACCTCACCCGTGAGGACGTGCCCGAGGACGTCGTCGCCAACGAGCGGCGCATCGCCGAGGAGACGGCCCGCAACGAGGGCAAGCCCGAGCAGGCTCTGCCGAAGATCGTCGAAGGCCGAGTCACCGGTTTCTACAAGGACGTCGTGCTGCTCGATCAGCCGTCGGTGTCCGACAACAAGAAGACGGTCAAGGCCCTGCTCGACGAGGCCGGCGTGACCGTCACCCGGTTCGTCCGCTTCGAGGTCGGCCAGGCCTGA
- the rpsB gene encoding 30S ribosomal protein S2: MAVVTMKQLLDSGTHFGHQTRRWNPKMKRFIFTDRNGIYIIDLQQTLTYIDKAYEFVKETVAHGGSIMFVGTKKQAQESIAEEATRVGMPYVNQRWLGGMLTNFSTVHKRLQRLKELEAMEQTGGFEGRTKKEILMLTREKNKLERSLGGIRDMQKVPSAIWVVDTNKEHLAVAEARKLNIPIIAILDTNCDPDVVDYPIPGNDDAIRSAALLTKVVASAVAEGLQARAGGGNGNKPEAEAAEPLAEWEQELLAGATASPTAAGAAPGTPEADIQTEPTAPQNP, encoded by the coding sequence ATGGCCGTAGTCACCATGAAGCAGCTGCTCGACAGCGGCACCCACTTCGGGCATCAGACCCGTCGCTGGAACCCCAAGATGAAGCGGTTCATCTTCACCGACCGCAACGGCATCTACATCATCGATCTGCAGCAGACGCTGACCTACATCGACAAGGCGTACGAATTCGTCAAGGAGACCGTCGCGCACGGCGGTTCCATCATGTTCGTCGGCACCAAGAAGCAGGCGCAGGAGTCCATCGCCGAAGAGGCGACCCGTGTCGGCATGCCGTATGTGAACCAGCGCTGGCTCGGCGGCATGCTCACCAACTTCTCGACCGTGCACAAGCGCCTGCAGCGCCTCAAGGAACTCGAGGCGATGGAGCAGACCGGTGGCTTCGAGGGTCGCACCAAGAAGGAAATCCTGATGCTGACCCGCGAGAAGAACAAGCTCGAGCGCAGCCTCGGCGGTATCCGCGACATGCAGAAGGTGCCCTCGGCCATCTGGGTCGTCGACACCAACAAGGAGCACCTGGCGGTCGCCGAAGCGCGGAAGCTGAACATCCCGATCATCGCGATCCTCGACACCAACTGCGATCCCGACGTCGTCGACTACCCGATCCCGGGCAACGACGACGCAATCCGTTCCGCTGCACTGCTGACCAAGGTCGTGGCCTCCGCGGTCGCCGAGGGTCTGCAGGCCCGGGCCGGCGGCGGTAACGGCAACAAGCCGGAAGCCGAGGCTGCCGAGCCGCTCGCCGAGTGGGAGCAGGAACTGCTCGCCGGCGCGACGGCGTCGCCGACCGCGGCCGGTGCCGCGCCCGGTACGCCCGAGGCGGATATCCAGACCGAACCCACCGCCCCTCAGAACCCGTAG
- a CDS encoding M23 family metallopeptidase — MRFLAVLVAISVAVAAPVRAEDRLDWPLRPRPAVVRTFDAPTPNWQRGHRGVDLAATPGQPVYAAQSGTVVFAGELAGRPLVSVAHPGGLRTSYEPVRPSVRAGQTVRAGAVLGEVLAGHHGCAADACLHWGAMWGPASRADYVDPLGLLETTPVRLLPLR; from the coding sequence ATGCGATTCCTGGCGGTGTTGGTGGCGATCTCTGTCGCGGTGGCGGCGCCGGTGCGTGCCGAGGACCGGTTGGACTGGCCGCTGCGGCCGCGACCTGCGGTGGTGCGCACGTTCGACGCGCCCACCCCGAACTGGCAGCGCGGCCACCGCGGGGTGGACCTGGCCGCGACCCCGGGGCAGCCGGTGTACGCCGCGCAGTCCGGCACGGTGGTGTTCGCCGGTGAACTGGCCGGACGGCCGCTGGTGTCGGTCGCCCATCCCGGCGGCCTGCGCACCAGCTACGAACCGGTGCGGCCGTCGGTGCGGGCGGGGCAGACGGTGCGGGCGGGCGCGGTCCTCGGCGAGGTCCTGGCCGGCCACCACGGGTGCGCGGCCGATGCCTGTCTGCACTGGGGTGCGATGTGGGGGCCGGCGTCGCGCGCGGACTACGTCGACCCGCTGGGCCTGCTGGAGACGACGCCGGTCCGGCTCCTGCCGCTGCGCTGA